Proteins from one Candidatus Dependentiae bacterium genomic window:
- a CDS encoding ATP-binding cassette domain-containing protein yields the protein MALLGIENLSQFFGNKKILSNISFNLNKNEVVAFLGPNGAGKTTLLRSVIGLLKSPKYNIESNLNIIKFKNEIINNWSTSKRIENGLLYLPQQTSLIRQLTVLDNLKLIFKYHNYWNNKKEKYAQFKDEMYSWLEKTNLQDHKKQLAVTLSGGQKRKLEVIRSILMYPDAIMLDEPFAGVDPKSIYELKEIFANMAKNGMAVLISDHNVDQLLSIASRCYVVISGQIIKSGTIKDIINDKTTKEMYFGTQFYTEMSTKFL from the coding sequence ATGGCACTTTTAGGTATAGAAAATTTAAGTCAATTTTTTGGTAATAAAAAAATATTGAGTAATATTTCATTTAATTTAAATAAAAATGAGGTAGTTGCATTTTTAGGACCTAATGGTGCGGGAAAGACAACTTTATTGCGATCAGTAATAGGTCTTTTAAAATCACCAAAATATAATATTGAGTCAAACTTAAATATTATTAAATTCAAAAATGAAATAATTAATAATTGGTCTACCAGTAAGCGTATTGAAAATGGTTTATTGTATCTTCCGCAACAAACATCTTTAATAAGGCAATTAACAGTTTTGGATAATTTAAAATTAATATTTAAATATCATAATTACTGGAATAATAAAAAAGAAAAATACGCACAATTTAAAGATGAAATGTATTCATGGCTTGAAAAAACAAACTTACAAGATCACAAAAAACAATTAGCCGTAACACTTTCCGGTGGGCAAAAAAGAAAATTGGAAGTTATACGATCCATACTAATGTACCCTGATGCAATTATGTTGGACGAACCTTTTGCCGGAGTAGATCCAAAATCCATTTATGAGTTAAAAGAAATTTTTGCAAATATGGCAAAAAACGGCATGGCTGTACTTATATCGGATCACAACGTTGATCAACTATTATCAATAGCATCAAGGTGCTATGTTGTAATATCGGGACAAATTATAAAATCCGGCACCATTAAAGATATAATAAATGACAAGACAACAAAAGAGATGTATTTTGGTACACAGTTTTATACAGAAATGTCTACTAAGTTTCTTTAA
- a CDS encoding HPF/RaiA family ribosome-associated protein yields MEIKITFEGMPHSDALEKVATEKILKIKELISDPEWKTPRFVELWLKANNQHKHHLAKLHLKTPDFDLNSHDESSDMYLAVDNAVTKMMSLVRKEKNKIKDLRKKASSDKQDFSKDKYNL; encoded by the coding sequence ATGGAAATAAAAATAACATTCGAGGGCATGCCACATTCGGATGCATTGGAAAAAGTTGCAACTGAAAAAATTTTAAAAATAAAAGAATTAATTAGCGATCCGGAATGGAAAACCCCTAGGTTTGTAGAATTGTGGCTAAAGGCTAATAATCAACACAAACATCATCTTGCAAAATTACATCTTAAAACCCCGGATTTTGATCTAAATTCTCACGATGAAAGTTCCGACATGTATTTGGCTGTTGATAACGCTGTAACTAAAATGATGTCTCTTGTTAGAAAAGAAAAAAACAAAATAAAAGATTTAAGAAAAAAAGCATCCTCTGATAAACAGGATTTTTCAAAAGATAAATATAACTTATAA
- a CDS encoding lysophospholipid acyltransferase family protein: MILVFKCVGLITYTFSKKRKNIAIKNINACFVPKNSSDIKNNKKTIRKSFALLGQSLADFILVRFYKKDKINNYFKIKNLDFFKDALNKKCGVILSTAHFGSWELAAHFLALNGFKSFILYNPIRKSAWFEKIIKKNREFSGNTLIPKQNSLLTLYRHLKNGGIVLLASDQHAYSPDGREYELFGNRTFLHSAFIKLSLETNSPIVSGFVYTNDLFSYEMDICEPIYPKDYVSYNDPEFEILKKHTNLLENAIKKSPENWLWTHRRFKETINY; encoded by the coding sequence ATGATTTTGGTTTTTAAATGTGTGGGACTTATTACATACACTTTTTCAAAAAAAAGAAAAAATATTGCAATAAAAAATATTAATGCATGTTTTGTGCCTAAAAATAGTTCTGATATTAAAAACAACAAAAAAACTATCAGAAAGAGTTTTGCTTTATTAGGTCAGTCTCTTGCCGATTTTATATTGGTTCGTTTTTATAAAAAAGATAAAATAAATAACTATTTTAAAATAAAAAATTTGGATTTTTTTAAAGACGCTTTAAATAAAAAATGTGGTGTAATTTTATCTACGGCTCACTTTGGCAGTTGGGAACTGGCAGCTCATTTTTTAGCTTTAAATGGATTTAAAAGCTTTATATTGTACAATCCAATAAGAAAATCAGCTTGGTTTGAAAAAATTATTAAAAAGAATAGAGAATTTTCCGGTAATACATTAATTCCAAAACAAAATTCGCTACTTACTCTTTATCGACATTTAAAAAATGGTGGAATTGTGTTATTGGCATCCGATCAACATGCGTATTCGCCAGATGGACGTGAATATGAACTATTTGGTAATAGAACTTTTTTGCATAGTGCATTTATAAAATTAAGTTTAGAAACTAATTCACCAATTGTTTCCGGTTTTGTTTATACTAACGACTTATTTAGTTATGAAATGGATATTTGTGAGCCTATTTATCCGAAAGATTATGTAAGTTATAATGATCCTGAATTTGAAATATTAAAAAAACACACAAATTTACTTGAAAATGCAATCAAAAAATCACCGGAAAATTGGCTTTGGACGCATAGAAGATTTAAAGAAACTATAAATTATTAA
- a CDS encoding MATE family efflux transporter, whose translation MKEQINKILKSGDSVKDILSYWLPEMISNAMLISLPPIIDSYIISSLESTTTYGTLGMVNNFLAFLIKLAEAIPVAAIAIMGRHNGAQEYEECGHDFGSTFWTTTLIGLTFFFIIFFGSAPILQFMGLSPKMILQGLPFLRLKSMSVLLIFISLGFFAFMRAVKNTKAPMVIYMIGNIVFVLLDYTFVLGKFGVKQMGLDGSAYATIFQYIVMITIAFFYIINKKEYKKYFAQMFFNYFSKEKFLKIIKLSLPIMLDKGSLAGSYVLLAKAIAPLGKYAMASYGCVRDLERFAFLPAIGFASVITFLVSNRLGAKDYDGAKNNIKKVMILTAAMLAITLSILCIYAEKFVQIFDHKNKFTNLAAPALVFISILVVFDFVQLILAGALRGAGDVTSVMKVRFFSCLLFFTPLVTLISHMNIENQVLKFVLIYGSFYINNGIMGLFFLKRIKSAKWQHKEI comes from the coding sequence ATGAAAGAACAAATAAACAAAATATTAAAGAGTGGCGATTCAGTAAAAGATATTCTTTCTTACTGGCTTCCTGAAATGATTTCAAATGCCATGTTAATATCTCTTCCCCCAATAATAGATTCTTACATAATTTCAAGTTTAGAATCAACAACAACCTATGGAACACTCGGAATGGTAAATAATTTTTTAGCTTTTTTAATAAAATTAGCTGAAGCTATTCCTGTTGCAGCAATAGCAATAATGGGTAGACATAATGGTGCACAAGAATATGAAGAATGCGGACATGATTTTGGCTCAACATTCTGGACAACAACTCTTATAGGCCTCACATTCTTTTTTATAATATTTTTCGGTTCGGCTCCAATTTTACAATTTATGGGGCTATCACCTAAAATGATTTTACAGGGGCTTCCATTTTTGAGACTAAAATCTATGTCTGTTTTATTAATTTTTATATCGTTAGGGTTTTTTGCATTCATGCGTGCTGTAAAAAATACAAAAGCACCGATGGTCATATATATGATTGGTAATATAGTTTTTGTATTACTTGATTACACATTTGTTCTTGGTAAGTTTGGCGTTAAACAAATGGGGTTGGATGGCTCTGCATATGCAACAATATTTCAATATATTGTGATGATAACAATTGCATTTTTTTACATAATTAATAAAAAAGAATATAAAAAATATTTTGCCCAAATGTTTTTTAACTATTTTAGCAAAGAAAAATTCCTAAAAATCATAAAATTAAGTCTACCAATAATGCTTGATAAGGGCTCACTTGCCGGATCTTATGTATTACTAGCAAAAGCCATAGCTCCTCTAGGTAAATATGCTATGGCATCTTATGGATGCGTAAGAGATCTTGAACGTTTTGCATTTTTACCCGCAATCGGTTTTGCCTCAGTAATAACTTTTTTAGTAAGCAATAGACTCGGTGCAAAAGATTACGACGGCGCAAAAAATAATATTAAAAAAGTTATGATTTTAACTGCGGCAATGCTTGCAATAACACTTTCAATATTATGCATTTATGCAGAAAAATTTGTACAAATATTCGATCATAAGAATAAATTTACAAATTTAGCTGCCCCGGCACTTGTTTTTATAAGTATTTTGGTTGTTTTTGACTTTGTTCAACTTATTTTAGCCGGAGCCTTAAGAGGTGCCGGAGATGTAACCAGCGTCATGAAAGTCAGATTTTTTTCATGTTTATTGTTTTTTACACCATTAGTTACACTTATTTCTCATATGAATATTGAAAATCAAGTTTTAAAATTTGTACTAATTTACGGATCATTTTATATTAATAACGGAATTATGGGATTATTTTTCTTAAAAAGAATAAAATCAGCAAAGTGGCAACATAAAGAAATTTAA
- the gatC gene encoding Asp-tRNA(Asn)/Glu-tRNA(Gln) amidotransferase subunit GatC: MVKLDKKELQKIATLSALKVNDKELDELLNQITKVLEYTKDLDEIKINVESKNTKNINILRDDIAQSTNSSAILSQAPEEKNYFFVVPKILK, encoded by the coding sequence ATGGTCAAGCTTGATAAAAAAGAATTACAAAAAATAGCTACTCTTTCAGCTTTGAAAGTAAATGATAAAGAACTTGATGAACTATTAAATCAAATAACAAAAGTCTTAGAATATACAAAAGATTTGGACGAAATAAAAATAAATGTAGAGTCAAAAAATACCAAAAATATAAATATTTTAAGAGACGATATAGCTCAGAGTACTAATTCCAGCGCTATCTTAAGCCAAGCACCGGAAGAAAAAAACTATTTTTTCGTTGTTCCTAAAATATTAAAATAA
- the gatA gene encoding Asp-tRNA(Asn)/Glu-tRNA(Gln) amidotransferase subunit GatA — MKPFLTIKELKEKLIKKEINPSESISFYLNRLKKYKDKLNATIDIFEPNNLDNINIDNKRVLSGIPGILKSNISQKDKKITCGSNILKNYTSPYDATVTEKLKNSGAQILATANMDEFAMGNSGEFSAFGMSKNPWNLDLVPGGSSSGSAAAVCAGLVPWALGSETGGSVRQPAAFCGLVGLYPTYGTFSRYGVIAFASSNDQVGPLTKTVYDNALISSIIMGQDSKDSTTLARKHEDFTRNLTGKLPQNLKIGVIKDSLNSKSVDSQVLSGFENAINQLEKLGAKIEYVTLPNLKYGISVYFIITRAEAASNLARFDGTLYGSRDKSAQELKDLYLNTRGAGFGIEVKRRILTGNYVLSADNKNTFYNKADIARSLLRQDFENIFNSVDLLISPTVPTLPFKVGQESADPFKTQMADYFTVPTNITGNPALSLPCGFSKENLPIGFQFIGPRLSESLIYQVAYAFEQSTDYHTKNPAGFE; from the coding sequence ATGAAACCGTTCTTAACAATAAAAGAATTAAAAGAAAAGTTAATCAAAAAAGAAATTAATCCATCAGAATCTATTAGTTTTTATTTAAATAGATTAAAAAAATATAAAGATAAATTAAATGCAACCATAGATATTTTTGAACCAAATAATTTAGACAATATTAATATTGATAACAAACGCGTACTGTCCGGCATACCGGGAATATTAAAAAGTAATATTTCTCAAAAAGATAAAAAAATTACCTGTGGGTCTAATATTTTAAAAAATTATACAAGCCCCTATGATGCAACCGTTACCGAAAAATTAAAAAATAGCGGTGCACAAATTTTAGCAACTGCAAATATGGATGAATTTGCCATGGGAAATTCAGGAGAATTTTCAGCCTTTGGAATGTCTAAAAACCCTTGGAATTTAGACTTAGTTCCCGGAGGATCCAGCTCCGGTTCAGCTGCTGCTGTTTGCGCAGGGCTTGTTCCATGGGCACTGGGATCGGAAACCGGTGGGTCAGTAAGACAACCTGCAGCATTTTGTGGTCTGGTTGGTTTATACCCAACATATGGCACATTTTCAAGATACGGAGTTATTGCATTTGCATCTTCAAACGATCAGGTTGGCCCTTTAACTAAAACCGTTTATGATAATGCCCTTATATCATCCATAATAATGGGGCAGGACTCAAAAGATTCAACGACACTTGCCAGAAAGCATGAAGATTTCACACGAAATTTGACCGGTAAATTACCTCAAAATTTAAAAATTGGTGTAATAAAAGATTCTTTGAATTCAAAAAGTGTTGACTCTCAAGTTTTGTCCGGATTTGAAAATGCAATAAATCAACTCGAAAAATTAGGCGCAAAAATTGAATATGTAACATTACCAAATTTAAAATATGGTATTTCAGTTTATTTTATAATCACTCGCGCAGAAGCTGCATCAAATTTGGCAAGATTTGATGGAACATTATACGGATCAAGAGATAAAAGTGCTCAAGAATTAAAAGACCTATATCTAAATACACGCGGTGCCGGATTTGGCATAGAAGTTAAAAGAAGAATATTAACCGGAAATTATGTTTTATCTGCCGATAATAAAAATACATTTTACAACAAAGCCGATATTGCCAGATCTTTATTAAGGCAAGATTTTGAAAATATTTTTAATTCTGTAGATCTTTTAATAAGTCCTACAGTTCCAACTCTACCATTTAAAGTCGGCCAAGAAAGTGCCGATCCATTTAAAACACAGATGGCTGACTATTTCACAGTCCCAACAAATATTACAGGTAATCCCGCGCTTTCACTTCCATGTGGATTTTCAAAAGAAAATTTACCAATAGGTTTTCAGTTTATAGGACCAAGATTGTCTGAAAGTTTAATCTATCAAGTTGCTTATGCATTCGAACAAAGTACAGATTATCACACTAAAAACCCTGCGGGATTTGAATAA
- a CDS encoding tRNA-dihydrouridine synthase: MQKTFWTESINFKNLKVPRFMSAPIDGFLDSPMRQLIRIYSPNELLFGQMRHAASVANAKITDEFNIQKIEHPLCFQISANSTNFVETAIEKILEQNFEMINLNSGCPAKKIIDAGSGAALMANIPLLKELIKILVTKVNGKIPVTIKIRAGYNEKNGLYVAKMSEELGVDGIIIHPRLKSQGFTGELDFDIVRKIKKAVKIPVIFSGNIVDAQTAIKTCELTGADGFMIGRAFYGEPWKIKQILSTLTNEPFEISENEKLDIAIKHLKLNSKYYGLHHGFNAVKKHLPFYVREIHDAAKIRNSLVLAQSEQEIENILNNLKK, translated from the coding sequence ATGCAAAAAACATTTTGGACTGAATCTATAAATTTTAAAAATCTAAAAGTTCCAAGATTTATGTCCGCACCAATAGACGGTTTTTTAGATTCACCAATGCGACAATTGATAAGAATCTATTCACCCAATGAACTACTTTTTGGACAAATGCGACATGCTGCATCTGTGGCAAATGCAAAAATCACAGATGAATTCAATATTCAAAAAATAGAGCACCCTCTTTGTTTTCAAATTTCGGCAAACTCTACAAACTTTGTCGAAACCGCAATAGAAAAAATTTTAGAACAAAATTTTGAAATGATAAATCTAAATTCCGGTTGTCCGGCAAAAAAAATTATTGATGCCGGCTCCGGAGCAGCGCTTATGGCGAATATTCCATTATTGAAAGAACTTATAAAAATTTTAGTAACAAAAGTTAATGGAAAAATTCCGGTAACAATAAAAATTAGAGCCGGTTATAATGAAAAAAATGGACTTTATGTTGCAAAAATGAGTGAAGAGCTTGGTGTAGATGGAATAATTATTCATCCAAGATTAAAATCACAAGGTTTTACCGGTGAGCTGGATTTTGATATTGTGAGAAAAATTAAAAAAGCCGTTAAAATTCCGGTAATTTTTTCCGGAAATATCGTAGATGCACAAACTGCAATAAAAACTTGTGAATTAACCGGTGCTGATGGTTTTATGATTGGCAGAGCTTTTTATGGTGAACCATGGAAAATCAAACAAATTTTATCTACACTCACAAATGAACCTTTTGAAATCTCAGAAAATGAAAAACTTGACATTGCAATAAAGCACTTAAAACTTAATTCTAAATATTATGGATTACATCATGGATTTAATGCAGTAAAAAAACATCTACCGTTTTACGTAAGAGAAATACACGATGCAGCTAAAATAAGAAATAGTTTAGTTTTAGCGCAAAGTGAACAAGAAATAGAAAATATTTTAAATAATTTAAAAAAATAA
- the mreC gene encoding rod shape-determining protein MreC: protein MKKRFSKKINKNKFFKIIIILFSILLIYKIITQKRSGLENFISNVSYPFLVVCNKIVKPVEAAALRKKNYAQLLSDNIILREDNEKLLQENIELKSLINFDEKSKDLLDFKKRYALENVIFANIILKNISHAEQYFLINKGKNHGIEKDMVAIYKFQIIGKISDVSKWHSKITLITDKKNKISAYSNKTHSNGIVEGSNDINKLNFSFVSHLSELELEDFVISSGKGLVYPEGFCLGKITNIEKQDLYYKVDIEPLIKIEELENCLITSQEIINDSFQSLNTVNQS, encoded by the coding sequence ATGAAAAAGAGATTTAGTAAAAAAATAAACAAAAATAAATTTTTCAAAATTATAATAATTTTATTTTCAATTCTTTTAATATATAAAATAATAACTCAAAAAAGATCCGGGTTGGAAAATTTTATTTCGAATGTCTCTTATCCATTTCTAGTTGTTTGCAATAAAATTGTCAAACCTGTAGAAGCTGCAGCTTTACGAAAAAAAAATTACGCACAACTTCTTTCAGATAATATAATATTAAGAGAAGACAATGAAAAACTTTTACAAGAAAATATTGAATTAAAATCTTTAATAAATTTTGATGAAAAAAGTAAAGATCTTCTTGATTTTAAAAAACGTTATGCTTTAGAAAATGTTATTTTTGCAAATATAATTTTAAAAAATATTTCACATGCAGAACAATATTTTTTAATAAATAAAGGTAAAAATCACGGTATTGAAAAAGATATGGTAGCAATATACAAATTTCAAATTATCGGAAAAATTTCCGACGTATCAAAATGGCACAGCAAGATAACTTTAATAACTGATAAAAAAAATAAAATTAGTGCTTACAGCAATAAAACTCACTCAAATGGAATTGTAGAAGGCTCAAACGATATTAATAAACTAAATTTCAGTTTTGTTTCGCATTTGTCAGAGCTTGAACTCGAAGATTTTGTAATATCAAGCGGTAAGGGATTGGTTTATCCTGAAGGCTTTTGTCTTGGCAAAATCACAAATATAGAAAAACAGGATTTATATTACAAAGTAGATATAGAACCGTTGATAAAAATTGAAGAACTTGAAAATTGTTTAATCACAAGCCAAGAGATTATAAACGACAGTTTTCAAAGCCTAAACACCGTAAATCAATCTTAA